One segment of Apus apus isolate bApuApu2 chromosome 1, bApuApu2.pri.cur, whole genome shotgun sequence DNA contains the following:
- the FOXRED2 gene encoding FAD-dependent oxidoreductase domain-containing protein 2, which translates to MAPAGCGALLGLALCAAAGAAFLYHDYCVIGAGPAGLQAAYFLQRAGRDYVVFERSHAPGSFFALYPRHRKLISINKRYTGKRNGEFNLRHDWNSLLSHDRRLLFPRYSRDFFPPADAMVRYLEDFASRLRLRVRYNTAIVHVTLERSRQAWSGHYFLLTDQDRQNYKCSSLLVATGTWVPNVVNFPGSEYVEGYETVSINPEDFAGQTVLILGRGNSAFETAENILGVTNFIHMVSRSRVRLSWATHYVGDLRAINNGLLDTYQLKSLDGLLEGDLEDLAIVKDKKGKLHITLRFYLEDRNTSAGVDSITLPQDELDNFATRAPYDRVIRCLGWKFDFSIYNRSLKLMPGKGTKKKYPQIKPSYESRGTRGLFVLGTASHSVDFRKSAGGFIHGFRYTTRAVHRLLENRHHGVPWPTTVYPITQLTNSIIKRVNEASGLYQMFSVLADIILLRENATAFEYLEEYPVGVLAELEMQTGRKAPNGLFVIVMEYGRNFSGADKDVFYYNRAVGEAQHAWQSNFLHPVIYYYKRLPTEREMRLRPPDWPLPRPDAIHHIVEDFLTDWTAPNAHILPLRRFLENCLGTDLRNFFAESCFLFALTRQKLPPCCQQGYVRMQGLLGSKRLRRHAAEAGLLQDNTLTDLLGDRPPDSYTGSQDQLLRDHVIPVRPLQHLVNAKDEL; encoded by the exons ATGGCCCCAGCGGGCTGTGGGGCGCTCCTGGGCCTGGCCCTGTGTGCCGCGGCCGGCGCCGCTTTCCTCTACCACGACTACTGTGTCATCGGGGCGGGCCCCGCCGGCCTGCAGGCAGCCTATTTCCTCCAGCGGGCAGGCCGGGACTACGTGGTCTTCGAGCGGAGCCACGCTCCGGGCAGCTTCTTCGCCCTCTACCCGCGCCACCGCAAGCTCATCAGCATCAACAAGCGCTACACGGGCAAGCGCAACGGCGAGTTCAACCTCCGCCACGACTGGAACTCCCTCCTCAGCCACGACCGGCGGCTGCTTTTCCCACGCTACTCCCGCGACTTCTTCCCGCCCGCGGACGCCATGGTGCGTTACCTGGAGGACTTCGCCTCCCGGCTGAGGCTGCGGGTCCGGTACAACACGGCCATCGTGCACGTGACGCTGGAGCGGAGCCGGCAGGCCTGGAGCGGCCACTATTTCCTCCTGACTGACCAGGACCGGCAGAACTACAAGTGCAG CTCCTTGTTGGTCGCCACTGGGACGTGGGTCCCCAACGTAGTCAACTTTCCTGGCTCAGAGTATGTTGAGGGCTATGAGACTGTGTCCATCAACCCGGAGGATTTTGCTGGCCAGACTGTGTTGATCTTGGGCCGAGGGAACTCGGCTTTTGAGACAGCAGAGAACATTCTGGGCGTCACAAATTTCATCCACATGGTGAGCAGGTCCCGTGTGCGCCTCTCCTGGGCCACTCACTACGTCGGGGATCTGAG AGCAATTAACAACGGCCTGCTGGACACCTACCAGCTGAAATCTCTGGATGGGCTGCTAGAGGGCGACCTGGAGGATCTGGCTATTGTCAAGGACAAGAAAGGGAAGCTGCACATCACGCTCCGGTTCTACCTGGAGGACAGAAACACCAGCGCAGGTGTCGACTCCATCACCCTCCCACAGGATGAGCTGGATAATTTTGCCACCCGCGCACCTTACGACCGTGTCATCCGCTGCCTGGGCTGGAAGTTTGACTTCTCCATCTACAACAG ATCCCTTAAATTGATGCCAGGAAAAGGGACTAAAAAGAAGTATCCTCAGATCAAACCTAGTTACGAGTCCAGAGGCACTCGAGGGCTTTTTGTTCTCGGCACTGCTAGCCACTCTGTTGACTTCAGGAAATCTGCTGGGGGCTTTATCCATGGATTCCGGTATACAA CTCGTGCTGTCCACCGCCTATTGGAAAACCGTCACCATGGTGTCCCCTGGCCAACCACAGTCTACCCTATTACACAGCTGACCAATTCCATCATCAAGCGGGTGAACGAAGCCTCAGGCCTCTACCAGATGTTCAGTGTCCTGGCTGACATCATACTGCTGAgaga GAATGCCACAGCATTTGAATATCTGGAAGAGTACCCAGTTGGAGTCCTGGCCGAGCTGGAAATGCAGACAGGAAGAAAGGCTCCCAATGGGTTGTTTGTCATCGTCATGGAGTATGGGAGGAATTTCTCTGGAGCTGACAAGGATGTCTTCTACTACAACCGAGCTGTGGGAGAGGCACAGCATGCCTGGCAGTCCAACTTTTTGCACCCTGTTATATACTATTACAAACGTCTCCCAACAG AGCGTGAGATGAGGCTTCGGCCCCCAGACTGGCCTCTCCCCCGCCCAGATGCCATCCATCACATTGTGGAGGACTTCCTGACAGACTGGACAGCCCCCAACGCTCACATCCTGCCACTGAGGCGGTTTCTGGAGAATTGCCTCGGCACTGACCTGCGCAACTTCTTTGCAG AGTCCTGTTTCCTGTTTGCCCTCACCCGCCAGaagctgcctccctgctgtcAGCAGGGGTATGTGAGGATGCAGGGGCTCCTGGGCAGCAAGAGGCTCCGGCGCCACGCAGCAGAAGCTGGCCTGCTGCAGGACAACACTCTCACAGACCTTTTGGGAGACAGACCCCCTGACAGCTACACAGGGTCACAGGACCAGCTGCTGAGGGACCATGTGATACCGGTTCGTCCGCTGCAGCATCTTGTTAATGCCAAGGATGAGCTTTAA